The uncultured Desulfobulbus sp. genome window below encodes:
- a CDS encoding methyl-accepting chemotaxis protein, producing MKLRASSIQFKLLATGLISVLLPLSIVGFFAVSKSSTALMDISKEKAQTMASDLASLVANLLKTDLELSTSLAYNRDVIHSMEQLAGGVNLQRDPIISDLYEGLKYEFHGINIDKNYQGLYVADAQGNILTGILENGEEYARVSVAQNDNFIRVKQSGKASLGEMIRSQATSKLIVPVSAPIFSTKGQFIGTIGLVLKAQYFIDLIPSRRSGQTGYAYMVNHEGIILAHPKTEYLLSKNLAQEPEMQIIMKQMLSGKVGVEEYTSTGIHKIAGFAPVGMNNWSIAFTQNSDEFLATSHHLRNVTLIVMGCSLGIVAILLLSSIRKIVQPINAAVSGLKDIAQGEGDLTMRLAVLTKDEVGELATWFNLFIEKLQHIIRDVTAGIHTVSASSTQLSQISEQMNQGAQMASDKSNTVATAAEEMSANMNNVAAAMEQSTTNTNIVATASEEMSATIGEIAQHAEKARAISSNAAQRANEATGNINELGESAKSIGKVIETITEISEQVNLLALNATIEAARAGEAGRGFAVVANEIKELAKQTAAATYDIKDKVGAIQGTTAITVQQISDINEVINDVNTVVSSIATAVEEQSAATQEIATNVTQMAQGIGEVNENVNQSSVVASDIAQDIVAVSTIASEMFTNSSQVSESSHGLSVLAEQLNSLVGQFKTDDGQAAQLASPHAELKSAKKKAGVPLGHPVRA from the coding sequence ATGAAACTACGTGCCAGTTCCATCCAGTTCAAACTCTTAGCCACGGGCCTTATCTCGGTCCTGTTGCCACTTTCCATCGTCGGTTTTTTTGCCGTATCCAAATCGTCCACAGCGCTAATGGACATCTCCAAGGAAAAAGCACAAACCATGGCCAGCGATTTGGCGAGCCTGGTTGCCAATCTCCTCAAGACAGATCTAGAACTGTCCACTTCGCTAGCCTACAACCGTGATGTTATCCACTCCATGGAGCAACTGGCCGGGGGGGTGAATCTGCAACGCGACCCAATAATTAGTGACCTCTACGAGGGCTTGAAATATGAGTTCCACGGTATCAATATCGATAAAAACTATCAGGGGCTCTATGTTGCCGATGCACAGGGGAACATTCTCACCGGAATTTTAGAAAACGGAGAAGAATACGCCCGAGTGTCGGTTGCCCAAAACGATAATTTTATTCGGGTCAAACAATCCGGCAAAGCCAGCCTCGGGGAAATGATCCGCTCTCAGGCGACCTCCAAACTCATCGTGCCCGTATCTGCTCCCATTTTCAGCACCAAGGGGCAATTTATCGGCACCATTGGCCTGGTCTTAAAAGCGCAATACTTTATTGACCTGATCCCTAGTCGACGTTCGGGGCAAACCGGCTATGCCTACATGGTCAATCATGAGGGCATTATTCTCGCCCATCCAAAAACGGAATATCTCCTGAGCAAGAACCTGGCACAGGAGCCTGAGATGCAAATAATCATGAAACAGATGCTCTCTGGCAAGGTTGGCGTCGAAGAATACACCTCCACCGGTATCCACAAAATAGCAGGATTCGCTCCGGTGGGCATGAACAACTGGTCCATTGCCTTTACCCAGAACAGCGATGAATTTCTGGCAACCTCGCACCACCTGCGTAACGTCACCCTGATCGTCATGGGCTGTTCTCTGGGCATTGTCGCCATCCTTTTACTCAGCTCCATTCGTAAGATCGTCCAGCCCATTAATGCCGCAGTCTCAGGACTCAAAGACATTGCCCAGGGAGAGGGAGATCTGACCATGCGCCTCGCCGTCCTGACCAAGGACGAGGTTGGCGAGCTGGCCACCTGGTTCAACCTTTTTATTGAAAAGCTGCAGCACATTATCCGTGATGTGACCGCCGGTATCCACACGGTCTCAGCCTCTTCGACCCAGCTTTCCCAGATTTCGGAGCAGATGAATCAGGGAGCGCAAATGGCCTCGGATAAATCCAACACCGTTGCCACCGCTGCCGAAGAGATGAGCGCCAACATGAACAATGTGGCAGCCGCCATGGAACAGTCGACCACCAACACCAATATCGTGGCCACCGCCTCTGAGGAGATGTCTGCGACCATCGGCGAGATTGCCCAGCATGCGGAAAAAGCACGCGCCATTTCCAGTAATGCGGCTCAACGGGCCAACGAGGCCACGGGCAATATTAATGAGCTGGGTGAATCAGCCAAATCAATCGGTAAGGTTATTGAGACCATCACGGAAATTTCCGAGCAGGTCAACCTGCTGGCCTTAAACGCCACGATTGAAGCGGCCCGGGCCGGTGAGGCCGGACGGGGTTTTGCCGTTGTTGCCAACGAAATCAAAGAACTGGCCAAACAGACTGCCGCTGCAACCTACGACATCAAAGACAAAGTCGGCGCTATCCAGGGGACCACAGCCATTACCGTGCAACAGATCTCAGATATCAATGAAGTGATCAATGATGTCAACACCGTGGTCAGTTCCATTGCCACCGCCGTGGAAGAGCAGAGTGCTGCAACCCAGGAAATCGCGACCAACGTCACCCAGATGGCTCAGGGGATCGGAGAGGTCAACGAAAACGTCAACCAGAGTTCGGTTGTCGCCTCAGATATCGCCCAGGATATCGTCGCTGTCAGCACTATCGCCAGTGAAATGTTTACTAACAGCAGCCAGGTCAGTGAAAGCTCGCATGGTCTCTCAGTTCTCGCTGAGCAGCTCAACAGCCTGGTCGGGCAGTTCAAGACCGACGACGGCCAAGCAGCCCAATTGGCTTCACCCCACGCAGAGCTGAAATCCGCGAAAAAGAAGGCCGGGGTTCCCCTTGGACATCCCGTTCGGGCATAA
- a CDS encoding sigma-54 dependent transcriptional regulator gives MGKIAIIDNDTAFCVLLEEYCRTLGHSTITAQNIRQGKALLAEQPVDLIFLDVSLPDGNGLDALPYIQSISSSPEVIIITGMGDANGAELAIKNGAWDYLQKPLSRQEVVLHIRRALEYHEKKSNRSKQISLKRDEIVGKSKAISACLDQVAYCACTETGVLITGETGTEKELFARAIHTNSGRATQPFVVVDCASLPKDLVESILFGHAKGAFTGANSESKGLIEQADGGTLFLDEAGELPLETQKSFLRVLQERVFRPVGKDREQKSNFRLVAATNRDLSKMVEDGTFRSDLFFRLNTFNIHLPPLREREKDVEKLVMSFVFTLCRRNRLPIKGVVPETLEVLSAYSWPGNIRELENTLEKAILADPADPVLYPIHLPPEIRLSRIRSRVDSKNAEDAEEQQLGTPALSFPDTLLPFKEYRKQLTLDIERHYLHMLLHASEGDITTACSISELSRSRLYDLLKIHGLTNAPDSSPE, from the coding sequence ATGGGAAAAATTGCCATCATTGATAATGATACTGCCTTTTGCGTATTGCTTGAGGAGTATTGTCGCACACTTGGTCATAGCACCATAACCGCACAAAATATCAGACAGGGAAAAGCTCTTCTTGCTGAGCAACCGGTTGATCTGATCTTTTTGGATGTCAGTCTTCCCGACGGTAATGGCCTGGATGCCCTCCCCTATATACAGTCCATCTCCAGCTCACCCGAGGTTATTATCATCACCGGAATGGGCGATGCCAACGGTGCTGAACTTGCCATAAAAAACGGTGCCTGGGACTACCTGCAAAAACCCCTCTCCCGTCAGGAAGTGGTGCTTCATATTCGCCGGGCCTTGGAATACCACGAAAAAAAATCAAATCGTTCCAAACAAATCAGCCTCAAACGTGATGAGATCGTCGGCAAAAGCAAGGCTATCTCCGCTTGTCTGGATCAGGTTGCCTACTGCGCCTGTACCGAAACCGGAGTGCTGATTACCGGTGAAACAGGGACTGAAAAAGAACTCTTTGCCCGTGCCATCCATACCAATAGCGGACGGGCCACCCAACCCTTTGTCGTCGTCGACTGTGCAAGTCTCCCTAAAGATTTGGTAGAAAGTATCCTCTTTGGTCATGCCAAGGGGGCATTTACCGGCGCCAATAGCGAAAGTAAGGGGCTCATTGAGCAAGCCGACGGCGGCACCCTCTTTCTGGATGAGGCTGGGGAGCTCCCCCTGGAAACGCAAAAAAGTTTTCTCCGCGTTCTTCAGGAGCGGGTCTTTCGACCTGTGGGCAAAGACAGAGAACAAAAAAGCAACTTTCGCCTGGTTGCAGCGACCAATCGAGATCTCAGCAAGATGGTCGAGGACGGCACCTTTCGCTCAGATCTTTTTTTTCGTCTCAATACCTTTAACATTCATCTGCCCCCCCTGCGAGAACGGGAAAAGGATGTGGAAAAACTGGTTATGAGCTTTGTTTTCACCCTTTGCCGCCGCAACAGATTACCCATCAAAGGAGTGGTCCCGGAGACCCTTGAAGTTTTATCAGCCTACTCTTGGCCGGGAAATATCCGTGAACTTGAAAATACCCTGGAAAAAGCTATTCTCGCAGACCCCGCCGACCCAGTCCTCTATCCCATCCATCTGCCTCCGGAAATTCGGCTCTCCCGTATTCGCTCTCGTGTCGATAGTAAAAACGCTGAAGATGCAGAGGAACAACAGCTAGGCACCCCTGCTCTGAGTTTCCCGGATACTCTGCTCCCTTTTAAGGAATACCGCAAACAACTCACGCTGGATATTGAACGCCATTATCTGCACATGCTGCTGCACGCAAGTGAAGGTGATATTACCACAGCCTGCTCTATTTCTGAGTTGAGCCGTTCACGGCTGTATGATCTGCTCAAAATCCACGGTCTGACCAACGCACCGGATTCCAGTCCGGAATAA